AGAACAGAACAGAACAGAACAGAACAGCCAGATGCATGAGCTCAAAATTTCTGAGAAATGGTCTCTcggaaaaaaaacataaaaaaagtgGTTGAGTCAGGAGTACCTGAGATTCATCAAGGAGTTTCCGATTTGTGTCCAATTCCCTCTTAAGCATAGAAACATCCTCCATAGCAGCTTTAAGCTTAATTTCTGTTTCACTCAACTGGTTTGACTTCTCTGAAAGTGCGGTTTGCAATTCCAACAACAGCTCTGCACTGACTTTGGTGTTCAAGCCTGGGTCAATTGCTGTTTCACACGGTATAACATTAAGAGGTTCAGGCATGCTTTCAGCAGTTGAACTGTTTGTCAGTGACATGCCCAGCTGCCCCACCATCTTTTCTTTCCCATCTTTACCACTGGCCAGCAGTTCTTTACGCTTTAGCTCTTGCATGGATGAATCCAGTGGATGATTTTGCATGGATGAATCCATTAGCTGATTTCGTACTGCCGAAGAATCCATCATATTCTCATCTACCCCATCTCTCATTTTTCCAGGTTGCACATTGAACAGACCCAattttgcatcaaaaacactaGAGATGCAGGAAACCTCATCCATGGGCTCAGTATTAGATGAGCAAGGCATATGGACTTCCCTACCACCTATGATTTCTTGCTTGCAGTCATCAACCTTGTCAGACAAATTTCCAAATTCAGAGGCATCCTTATCATTTGAAATCTTCTGGCTTTGCAAATACTGATCAGACAGTCTCTGTTCAAGTTCTTGAATGCATTTCTCATATGAAAGACACCGCATCTGCTTCACCCTAAGCATAGATTGGAGATGCTTTTCATATTCATCTTTCAGGTGCAAGGCTTCAGCTGTCTTCTCTGCGGCACCTTTCAATAAATTATCCACTTTACTATCATCCAATGATTCAAAGTCTACTTCAGGCCAGAATGAACAGATCACAGCTATTGCAGAAGCCAGTTCTGCTTTCAATTTTGCATTCTCAACTTCCAACTTACCAGTTCCAGCAATCTCTACCAACTCACCGCCTTCAAGTAGCTCCTCAGAGTCACAATTCTCAATGTTATCCAATGTACTCTTGTCAGCACCAACCGAATGACAAGTTTCGTTAGACATAGAATATGAACCTCTAAACGCACTCTTGGAAGACAGTGGAGTCAAGTACTCAGGAGCATAACGGTCAATGTCTGAAATCTCAATATCAAGCAAGCTAGTATCAAAAGGAGCTATGTTGACATCACACTGATTGAGGGTATCATATAATCCCATGGATGCTAATACATCCCTGGGTATGTATAAACTGTGAGCTTTCAAAAACTCCTCCCGTCTCCTGACCTCAGTCTCCCTTTTTGTCACAAGTCTTTCAGCCAACTGTCCAGCCATCCCCATGTAAAGCTTCAAGGAAGCCTTTCGTCTGACTATTTCTGCTAAGCAGGCTCTATAAGCAGGGCCAATCCCGCGAACCAATTTTAAGTCCCAAAATAGATCCTCTTGACGCACCATTGCCTCTCTAAAAACAGGAAACTGTAATTTTGCATCTTTAATGACGTAAGAAATATATGCTATCTTTTGCATATAATTATGGAGAAATACGTtcatttcattctttttatcCTTGCAGAAGTCGAGGAGCTTAGAAATTGGATGATCACAAGCCTGCATCCTAGGCAGGTGATTTTTATCATGGACATCATACATAGGGCCCAAGGCTGAAACTGCATCATGTGGACGAAGTGAGGATGACAATTGGCAAGACAAGCAATCATCCACGAGTTTCTTGACAGTATTTACATCTTTGCTGCATGAATTAAAATTGGTGAATCGCTGATATTAACTAATTTAGTATTTCGCAGCAGAaaattgtgtatcaaaagtgcaGTAGTGGAATCTGAGAATCGTGGTTCCAAAGACCATAATATTCAGAAAGCTTTAGCAGTCCTGGAGGTTTATGACCCAGTCAGCTTCATATCTATTATGACATGCCTCCACCATAACAGGAGTATGAGTACATCAGATTGCTAAAATCATTCAAAAGAATACAAGTTCATGCATATATAAATAAAGAGAATGGCCACTTACTAAATGTCACCATACTTGAAACAGAAGGACAGCCACAAACAATAGAAATTGAGTTCTGCTATTCCCTCCCACTTGTCCTATACTCCCACACATTAAAATATAAACGTTATCTACAAATTTATCCCCTACAAAATTTCCATTGACATAATGCTTTCCCCAACCTCCCCAAGACCAAACTGAGCAGAAAGGCCTCTCCATTGAAAAAGAGTCTATTACTCAAGCCTTTCTTGTCATTTCACAAGATAAACTAGTCATTAGTCATTAGAAGGTTTTGAGCTTTGAAGCTAAAGCATAGCATCATAGGAGGAAAATTGATTTAGTGAAAATATGAAGTAACTTCAGATGCAAACTCAACCACCTTATGGCTTTTGGTACCTAACTGATGGAGAACAGAATTGGGCGTTTACTGACTACAATGTTTTAGTCTTTTACTTTCTAGGGTTTTAAAATAAAGGCTGCTGTACCAGCAGGCCCATTAGTCTTTTAATTTCCTTGTTCTACAAGTATTAGgtttactttttttcttctttaaggATTAGTTTCTTTCCTATTTTATTCGGTTAAGGTCATTATAAATTACATCCTTGTAACTCTTTGGAGACAGTTTTGGACGATTGAATCAAACTTGCTGGATCTTTGCTTCTCTCAAGGTTTGTGTGATGCAACCTAACCCTAGGTGTGATGCCTCAGGCCTCTAGGAGTGATTCCTATAAATCCTACTGGTGCGGTGCTTGTAGTTTCTATCCTTTTTCTCATAattttccttcatctttcttTAAGATTTCCGCTATGCCTTCTTCCTACAATTCATAAACTCAACAACACTCAAATTAGACAGACATCCTCCCTTAATTGAGGTTGTCCTGCATCACTAACTCATCTACTTCTACTTCATTAGGTTAAGCACTTATCTAGTGGTAGTTGTTTGTTTTAAGAAAAAACACAAATATTTGTATCTCTGTACAATTCAGTTGAGGAACACTGAAGAGCTTAAGGGTAGCAGACTAGGAGATTAAACTAAAACAACGCCAGTATATGAAACAATAATAAACAAATGATGATCCAACGTACACATGAAAGCACACATACAAAACTCTAAATTAAATCTGGAATCATGTCCACCATATGTTCTTAACATGAGATATGTTACAATAATACGACTCATGCAACGTAACTGCTAACAAAttataaattctaaaaacaGATGTGGTTTTCAGCAACAACAAAGTGTTAAAATGATCAAATGAGCCCATTCATAAATAATCTccaaatgattaaaaataacTTGACAGAGGAAGTTGAAAAGACAAATAGACAAAAAGGATATATCTGATACATAATTATGACTGAAAACCAACCTCAAAGATTGCATTATACTCTTTTGCTCATGAATATATCTTTGATGATCCTTAATTGTGAGTTCCAAATGCCTAATAGGCAGTGAAGCCCTGTTAGAAAACAATTCTTCGACTTTCCGCTTTACCTCACTAAACATCTGCTTAAACTGTGAAACCTTATTCTCAAACTGCCTGTGGGAACTGCTACAAATTTCTCCCGCTTTCCTCAAGGTCTCTTCCTTCACAAAATCCGATAGGCACTTCCAAGTGGCAGTCTCTAATGCAGGGTGAAGCTTGACGGATCTCAGTTTTTCTACATCCCTCCAGAGATTGATCAAAAGATCAGAATGACTTTGATGCTGTTGTGAATAACGCTTCATGAATTCTGTATAGGTTTGGTTTatcattttataatattgatccAAATTACCCCTAGCAACCTCCACTGCCCTCTCTTGAACCTTATACTCCATCAAAAGCCTCTCACATTTCTCATATTTTACTTGGGTACGACTGTAAATTGCATGACCCTTGTGGTAGTGGTACCTAAATTGCCTTTCATAAGAAGGCAAGGCCTTCATAGCAAGGTCCAAAGCATCATCCAAAGGGTGAGGGCCATGTGAAGCTGACGGTGACTGGGGGTCAGCAGTGTCAAGAATATCAACTTGCTCTGGTGGAGGGAGCGAAGAATTAATTTGCAGCCTTGCTTTATTGAATATAAACACTTCCTGACCATCAGCTGGAAGGTTATATGCCGAAAGCGGCCTCTGTGGCATAAGTTTCATATCCAAACACAAAACAAGCTGGTCATTGAGATTAATCCCAGCCATAGATTCAATATACCGCATAACTACCTCTACCAGTGTGGTTTCTTCACAATCAAGCTCAAATGAATGCCCATTCTCAGCAATATGAACCAAAAGCTTGTCCTGATGAACCAAACCTTCAGCCATACTTGAACTCATCTTATCTCAAAACAAAGGATGCTCGACCACAAATTCAACAGAATCAACTATCCAGTACCATACATACAAGTACAAGGGAAGTTCCAAACCCAAAAGGTTAAATTCGATCCCGCTGAACTCCAAGCAATTGAATTGAGCAAGCCACTTTTGTAGAATGACCTGCAAGCAACTGGAAAATTCCCGATATATATTTCTCCATCCtcgaccaaaaaacaaaaaaaaaaaaaaaaaacccaaattatCACAAACCAATAAATTTAACCCAATTCTGAATAACCCACAAAAGATTTTAtcgaaaaaaattaacaaaacaaaaagaagagcaTGGAGGAAGGAGAATAAGCAAGACGTACCACCAAATTCTTGAAAAGCAGCCAAATCCACGTCAAAAATTTGTAGAGATAGTCTCGAATCCTTCACGATCATCAACCCTCAAACAAATTTCAACAAATATAATCGACGACGACGACTTTCAAAactgaggaggaagaggaagagaggtaATCGAAAGGGATTGGTTACGTGAAGAAAAGACCTCACCACAAGCACAAGGTTTTTACGAAACCCCTCTCCCTTTCACCTTTCACCTTTCACACATATTATATATACCATGCCCACACACCCACACCCGCCACTCCGCCGTCTCCGCTCTTCCTTCTTCAgcaaccttcttttttttttttcttttttttttttttttatgaaaaaaacgTTCGTGTTGAAACCAAATGATACACAAATTCAACAACTTCGTGACAAAAGCCAAAAGACCAGGTGTGCCGGTCAAAGCCTTTTCAATGGTTTAATCTACTTCGTCACTTGGATCACTGGATTTTGATTCAA
This Pyrus communis chromosome 6, drPyrComm1.1, whole genome shotgun sequence DNA region includes the following protein-coding sequences:
- the LOC137737932 gene encoding autophagy-related protein 11-like — its product is MSSSMAEGLVHQDKLLVHIAENGHSFELDCEETTLVEVVMRYIESMAGINLNDQLVLCLDMKLMPQRPLSAYNLPADGQEVFIFNKARLQINSSLPPPEQVDILDTADPQSPSASHGPHPLDDALDLAMKALPSYERQFRYHYHKGHAIYSRTQVKYEKCERLLMEYKVQERAVEVARGNLDQYYKMINQTYTEFMKRYSQQHQSHSDLLINLWRDVEKLRSVKLHPALETATWKCLSDFVKEETLRKAGEICSSSHRQFENKVSQFKQMFSEVKRKVEELFSNRASLPIRHLELTIKDHQRYIHEQKSIMQSLSKDVNTVKKLVDDCLSCQLSSSLRPHDAVSALGPMYDVHDKNHLPRMQACDHPISKLLDFCKDKKNEMNVFLHNYMQKIAYISYVIKDAKLQFPVFREAMVRQEDLFWDLKLVRGIGPAYRACLAEIVRRKASLKLYMGMAGQLAERLVTKRETEVRRREEFLKAHSLYIPRDVLASMGLYDTLNQCDVNIAPFDTSLLDIEISDIDRYAPEYLTPLSSKSAFRGSYSMSNETCHSVGADKSTLDNIENCDSEELLEGGELVEIAGTGKLEVENAKLKAELASAIAVICSFWPEVDFESLDDSKVDNLLKGAAEKTAEALHLKDEYEKHLQSMLRVKQMRCLSYEKCIQELEQRLSDQYLQSQKISNDKDASEFGNLSDKVDDCKQEIIGGREVHMPCSSNTEPMDEVSCISSVFDAKLGLFNVQPGKMRDGVDENMMDSSAVRNQLMDSSMQNHPLDSSMQELKRKELLASGKDGKEKMVGQLGMSLTNSSTAESMPEPLNVIPCETAIDPGLNTKVSAELLLELQTALSEKSNQLSETEIKLKAAMEDVSMLKRELDTNRKLLDESQMNCAHLENCLHEAREEAQTHLCAADRRASEYSALRTSAVKMRGLFERLRSCVYAQGGVASFNESLHTLAQSLGNSINDSEDDGTVEFRKCIRVLADRVGFLSRHREELLDKYPKVEAVNEQLRKELEEKKELVKTLYTKHQLEKQANKEKISFGRLEVHEIAAFVLNTSGQYEAINRNCSNYYLSAESVALFTDRLPNQPNYIVGQIVHIERQTVKPLAPSSTRSENDLTSDTETDWLTLNSGLNPYGLPVGCEYFVVTVAMLPGTTTIHTPPPS